A portion of the Limanda limanda chromosome 3, fLimLim1.1, whole genome shotgun sequence genome contains these proteins:
- the clec3a gene encoding tetranectin-like protein — MARLALPVFLLLCFSLLHLGSSRPSRSRKAVSARQSGAAEEDDVKSQLERLWLEVNSLKEMQALQTVCLRGIKAHRKCYLTIEEPKHYHEANENCIAQGGTLATPRDLMENNELWDYAKRSAPGSKDFWIGVADIVKEGQYVDVNSLPVSFLHWDRSKKQPTGTKRESCVALSVAAQGKWYDEVCRNLKNYICEYVIP, encoded by the exons ATGGCACGTCTGGCCCTGCCcgttttcctccttctctgcttctccctgCTCCACCTCGGCTCCAGCCGCCCGTCTCGCAGCAGGAAGGCTGTGTCAGCTCGTCAGTCCGGAG CTGCCGAGGAAGATGATGTGAAGTCCCAGCTCGAGAGGTTGTGGCTGGAGGTGAACTCACTGAAAGAGATGCAGGCGTTGCAGACAG tctgtCTCCGTGGCATCAAAGCTCACAGGAAATGTTACCTAACCATCGAGGAGCCCAAACATTACCATGAGGCGAATGAAAACTGCATCGCCCAGGGGGGAACCCTTGCAACGCCGAGGGACCTGATGGAGAACAATGAACTGTGGGACTATGCGAAGAGGAGCGCTCCGGGATCCAAGGACTTCTGGATCGGCGTGGCAGACATAGTGAAAGAAGGCCAGTATGTTGATGTCAACAGCTTGCCCGTCAGCTTTTTACACTGGGACCGCTCCAAGAAGCAGCCCACAGGAACGAAGAGGGAGAGCTGTGTTGCCCTGTCAGTGGCTGCACAGGGAAAGTGGTACGATGAGGTGTGTCGCAACCTGAAGAATTACATCTGTGAATATGTCATtccttaa